A section of the Hirschia baltica ATCC 49814 genome encodes:
- a CDS encoding RNA polymerase sigma factor, producing the protein MHNTERTDAELAVAAAGGEERAFTELMRRYKEPLYRYVHRSMRGNEDAYDVLQEAFTAAWRSIDRYDPSRKFSTWIYHIALNKIRDHGRKRAVRSFFFQAAPLESPDRPDIADHSQNVQDDYEHRDELNRVSKMVDALPDKLRQTFTLQVLQDMPQSEVAEILGVSIKAVETRVYRARKILQEQVEKLD; encoded by the coding sequence GTGCACAACACAGAGCGAACAGATGCAGAGCTTGCTGTAGCCGCAGCAGGAGGCGAGGAACGCGCCTTCACCGAGCTCATGCGTCGTTACAAGGAACCGCTCTATCGCTATGTTCATCGATCGATGCGCGGTAATGAAGACGCCTATGATGTGCTGCAGGAAGCCTTTACCGCAGCCTGGCGGTCGATTGACCGATATGATCCGTCGCGGAAGTTCTCGACTTGGATCTACCACATTGCGCTCAACAAAATTCGTGATCATGGCCGCAAACGCGCCGTAAGAAGCTTTTTCTTTCAAGCAGCACCTCTGGAGAGCCCGGATCGGCCGGATATCGCGGACCACTCGCAAAATGTTCAAGACGATTATGAACACCGCGACGAGCTGAACCGTGTCTCGAAGATGGTGGACGCGCTGCCAGATAAGTTGAGACAGACCTTTACGCTACAGGTTCTACAAGACATGCCCCAAAGTGAAGTGGCCGAAATTCTAGGCGTCTCTATCAAGGCGGTGGAGACACGGGTCTATCGCGCCCGGAAAATCTTGCAGGAACAAGTTGAAAAGCTCGATTAG
- a CDS encoding DMT family transporter, giving the protein MIVSPRILAALVMVLWASCYPLITLGLDYAPHLTFAALRAILACSILIGVATLRRAAWPRGWSVWGWITLAGLGMTGIGYFGMFHAAEFVSPGLATVIESLQPLIAAVLAVVFLRERLGPIGWFGLCLGVGGVALIAIPRVLASGGGSTAFGLVLVIMATSGVAVGNIAIKSLSTRVDAAMAMGLQLLIGAIPISILAFATESPTTIDWSPQFIISLLGLALPGTALAYWLWQVTLQSLDVSKAAAFSFLVPIIGVSVGALFFSEPMTMNFFGGGALAAIGVYLASRPRSETLLLVSAKKET; this is encoded by the coding sequence TTGATTGTCAGCCCCCGCATTCTCGCAGCGCTCGTCATGGTCTTATGGGCCTCCTGCTATCCGCTCATCACGCTGGGGCTCGACTATGCGCCTCACCTGACCTTTGCAGCGCTACGCGCCATTCTGGCTTGTAGTATTTTAATAGGCGTCGCCACTCTGCGCCGAGCCGCGTGGCCTCGCGGGTGGAGCGTTTGGGGCTGGATCACGCTTGCTGGCCTTGGAATGACCGGCATTGGCTACTTCGGCATGTTTCACGCCGCCGAGTTTGTGTCTCCCGGTCTTGCCACCGTGATCGAAAGCCTCCAGCCGCTGATCGCCGCTGTGCTTGCCGTCGTATTTCTGCGCGAACGCCTTGGACCGATTGGCTGGTTTGGGCTTTGCCTCGGCGTCGGCGGCGTGGCGCTCATTGCGATACCGCGCGTCCTGGCCTCGGGCGGGGGATCAACGGCTTTCGGTCTGGTCCTGGTAATTATGGCGACCAGCGGCGTGGCGGTCGGCAATATCGCCATCAAGTCATTATCGACACGCGTCGATGCGGCGATGGCGATGGGGTTGCAGCTTTTGATTGGAGCGATCCCGATCTCAATTTTGGCTTTCGCGACCGAATCCCCAACAACCATAGACTGGTCGCCGCAATTCATAATTTCACTTCTTGGCCTCGCCCTGCCCGGGACCGCGCTGGCCTATTGGTTATGGCAGGTGACGCTGCAATCGCTGGACGTGTCCAAGGCGGCTGCATTTAGTTTTCTCGTTCCGATCATTGGCGTTTCAGTTGGTGCGCTATTCTTCTCGGAGCCAATGACGATGAATTTTTTTGGCGGCGGCGCGCTCGCCGCCATCGGGGTCTATCTCGCATCGCGCCCAAGGTCTGAAACGTTGCTGTTAGTGTCTGCCAAAAAGGAGACCTAA
- a CDS encoding ubiquinol-cytochrome c reductase iron-sulfur subunit N-terminal domain-containing protein, which produces MSENVPVDAERRDFIFIATTATAAIETGFER; this is translated from the coding sequence ATGTCAGAAAACGTTCCAGTCGATGCAGAGCGACGTGACTTTATCTTTATTGCGACCACTGCCACCGCTGCTATTGAAACCGGATTTGAACGATGA
- a CDS encoding methyltransferase family protein — MSENMAHSEYGLWFLVILNSAILIIFAFSFAKPSKSKDWTSFGTFSGFVIALFTEMYGFPLSIYFLSPWLEEQFPDINWFAHDSGHFWEMIFGWQGNPHFGPFHFASFGFILLGFSVLSWGWPILHGALRSGKLAKAGIYARMRHPQYVGFVLIMFGFLLQWPTILTLIMFPVLVFMYVRLALKEEKDAEAAFGDEYRAYAAVTPSFWPRWGA, encoded by the coding sequence ATGAGTGAGAACATGGCCCATTCTGAATATGGTCTCTGGTTCTTGGTGATCCTAAACTCGGCCATCCTCATCATTTTCGCGTTCAGTTTTGCAAAACCATCCAAGTCAAAAGACTGGACGTCATTTGGCACCTTTAGTGGTTTTGTGATCGCCCTTTTTACCGAGATGTATGGCTTTCCGCTTTCGATTTATTTCCTTTCGCCATGGCTTGAAGAACAATTTCCCGACATCAACTGGTTTGCCCATGATTCCGGGCATTTTTGGGAGATGATCTTCGGCTGGCAAGGCAATCCACATTTTGGCCCATTCCACTTTGCAAGCTTCGGCTTCATCTTGCTCGGCTTCAGCGTTCTGTCATGGGGGTGGCCGATCCTGCACGGGGCGCTGCGCAGCGGTAAGCTTGCCAAAGCCGGCATTTATGCCCGTATGCGCCACCCGCAATATGTCGGCTTCGTGCTGATTATGTTTGGTTTCCTGCTGCAATGGCCGACGATTCTAACCTTGATCATGTTCCCGGTTCTTGTGTTCATGTATGTCCGTCTCGCTCTGAAAGAGGAGAAGGACGCCGAAGCCGCATTTGGTGACGAGTATCGCGCCTACGCCGCGGTCACTCCTAGCTTCTGGCCGCGTTGGGGTGCCTAG
- a CDS encoding DUF2933 domain-containing protein produces MHNHSDHDDHRPKGGRFWLPLLVFAGAIGFLLLLEHRAHIPGDAVFLVSFLLLCGVMHLFMHSAMGGHGGHSNHGGQSPSQLDEDDDWRTRG; encoded by the coding sequence ATGCACAACCATTCTGATCATGATGACCATCGCCCAAAAGGCGGACGCTTCTGGTTGCCGCTCTTGGTGTTCGCCGGCGCGATCGGCTTCCTGCTACTCCTTGAACACCGCGCTCATATCCCCGGTGATGCGGTCTTCCTTGTCAGCTTCTTACTCCTTTGCGGTGTGATGCATCTGTTCATGCACAGCGCAATGGGTGGACATGGAGGCCATAGCAATCATGGAGGTCAGAGCCCTTCCCAACTGGATGAGGATGATGACTGGAGGACAAGAGGATGA
- a CDS encoding APC family permease, producing MKSETYKKGSLSLAGTVAMGTGVMIGTGIFALTGQVAQFSGPAFPLAFLLAAVVSGASAYTYIKMSNKYPSAGGIAMILQKAYGPTTIAAASALLMTMSMIINESLVARTFGTYTLQLFDVSKDSILVPVLAVGLIVFAFIINISGNKIIGGVSKVAAVLKVGGILIFAGAALWASGLSFEAASSATTNETGPAGFLAGVALAILAFKGFTTITNSGDEVKNPNKNVGRAIIWSLAICLVVYMAVALAVGSSLTLEEIVAAKDFSLAEASRPAFGDFGVAFTVIIAIIATASGLLASVFAVSRMLAMLTNMNLIPHKHFGMPGGIQKHTLVYTVVLAAVLAAFFDLGRIASLGAIYYLVMDIAIHYGVLRYLREDVGARASILIAAILFDLIALGAFLFIKATADPMIVVIAIGSMAAIFAFEALYLGRIRDKEASDHAHSHS from the coding sequence ATGAAATCCGAAACCTATAAAAAAGGCTCACTAAGTCTCGCAGGAACCGTTGCGATGGGCACCGGTGTCATGATTGGCACCGGGATCTTCGCACTGACCGGGCAAGTCGCGCAATTCTCAGGACCGGCGTTTCCGCTCGCCTTTTTACTTGCGGCCGTGGTAAGCGGGGCCAGCGCCTACACTTACATAAAAATGTCTAACAAATATCCGTCGGCCGGCGGCATCGCGATGATCCTTCAAAAAGCCTATGGGCCAACGACAATTGCTGCTGCCAGCGCGTTGCTCATGACTATGTCCATGATCATCAATGAGAGCCTCGTCGCACGCACATTCGGCACCTACACATTGCAACTCTTTGATGTTTCGAAAGACAGTATTCTGGTACCAGTTCTGGCCGTCGGACTGATCGTTTTTGCGTTTATAATCAACATATCCGGAAACAAAATCATTGGCGGCGTATCCAAAGTTGCTGCGGTCCTGAAAGTTGGCGGCATTCTGATATTTGCTGGCGCTGCGCTCTGGGCGTCCGGCCTTTCTTTTGAAGCAGCCTCCTCGGCCACAACAAATGAGACTGGACCTGCGGGATTCCTCGCCGGCGTCGCCCTCGCCATTCTTGCTTTTAAAGGGTTCACCACGATCACCAATAGCGGCGATGAGGTGAAAAACCCCAATAAGAATGTCGGCCGCGCGATCATCTGGTCGCTGGCGATCTGCCTTGTTGTCTACATGGCTGTCGCTCTAGCGGTGGGGTCCTCACTAACACTTGAAGAAATTGTCGCAGCCAAGGATTTCTCGCTCGCGGAAGCCTCGCGGCCGGCCTTTGGTGATTTTGGCGTGGCGTTTACCGTGATCATTGCAATCATTGCCACCGCGTCGGGACTACTCGCCAGTGTCTTCGCGGTTTCGCGCATGCTCGCCATGCTGACGAATATGAACTTGATCCCCCACAAGCATTTTGGCATGCCCGGCGGCATCCAGAAACACACGCTTGTCTATACAGTTGTTTTGGCTGCCGTCCTGGCCGCGTTCTTCGATCTAGGACGGATCGCTTCACTCGGCGCGATCTATTATCTCGTAATGGATATTGCTATCCATTATGGCGTGCTGCGCTATTTACGCGAAGATGTCGGCGCCCGTGCCTCTATTTTAATCGCCGCCATTTTATTCGATTTGATTGCCCTTGGTGCCTTCCTGTTCATCAAAGCGACCGCAGACCCAATGATCGTCGTCATCGCGATTGGGTCAATGGCTGCAATCTTCGCTTTCGAAGCGCTCTATCTCGGCCGGATCCGCGACAAGGAGGCGTCCGATCATGCGCACTCTCACTCTTGA
- a CDS encoding DUF411 domain-containing protein, translating into MSKWILGALATALFALAAGFFVSGGLSSPANAQTITVYKTPWCGCCTAWIKHLQRDGLEVRVIEREDLGPVRASLNVPDELASCHTASVDGYAIEGHVPASEIRKLLETRPDAAGLSVPGMPMGSPGMETTSPPDAYDVILFSTEQQSVFASYVGRFPAEQAVGQ; encoded by the coding sequence ATGTCAAAATGGATTCTTGGCGCCTTGGCCACCGCCCTTTTTGCGCTTGCCGCTGGGTTTTTCGTCTCGGGCGGTTTGTCGAGCCCTGCGAATGCGCAAACCATTACCGTCTATAAAACACCCTGGTGTGGATGCTGTACGGCCTGGATAAAACACCTTCAGCGCGATGGTCTTGAAGTACGTGTTATCGAACGCGAAGACCTTGGACCTGTGCGGGCCTCGCTGAACGTGCCCGATGAACTTGCCTCCTGCCACACTGCGTCGGTTGATGGCTACGCGATTGAGGGCCATGTCCCAGCCTCGGAAATTCGTAAGCTTCTGGAAACCCGGCCAGATGCGGCGGGGCTTTCGGTGCCTGGCATGCCAATGGGCTCTCCCGGAATGGAAACGACAAGCCCGCCTGACGCCTATGATGTCATTCTGTTCAGTACGGAACAGCAAAGCGTATTCGCGAGCTATGTCGGCCGATTCCCAGCTGAACAGGCGGTTGGGCAATGA
- a CDS encoding copper-transporting P-type ATPase: MTNTDNKHHDHGHHDHHHGDDHDCCHGGGDADAGADGKYDLVPQGYSGTVYTCPMHPNVRDVRNSGCPICGMPLEPEGVVVGEEDTSELDDMTRRFWISAIFTIPLAIYAMGDLIPGKPLEGLLPAGWSQWAQFALAVPVVLWGGWPFFVRGVRSVRTMNLNMFTLISLGVGVAFVFSLVATALPGIFPYAFRNEAGEVAVYYEAAAVITTLVLLGQVLELRARSATSGAIRALLELTPPTANRIMADGQEEEVSVDDVQSGYRLRVRPGEKVPVDGEVVEGRSNVDESMITGEPIPVEKAAGDLITGGTVNGTGSLVMAATRVGEDTMLSQIVRMVAEAQRSRAPIQKLADTVAGLFVPAVVVIAIITFIVWAIFGPHPAMAFAIVNAVAVLIIACPCALGLATPMSIMVATGKGAQSGILIKNAEALETFEKVDTIVVDKTGTLTEGHPKLVTVEPASGLAEADFLAYAAAIERGSEHPLAQAIVNGAEERGAARLESTDFESVTGEGAQGRIDGKLFAIGNAKMMRRVGAFDETLKAHAEAYRRDGQTVMFAALDGKPAGLIGVADPIKETTPEAIAALHKAGMKVVMLTGDSLATAQAVASQIGIDEVEADVSPEDKNRIVRELQSKGAVVAMCGDGINDAPALAQADIGIAMGTGTDVAMESASVTLVKGDLRGVARAQRLSRATMGNIRENLFFAFIYNSLGVPVAAGLLYPFSGLLLSPIIAAAAMSLSSFSVIANALRLRSVKL; this comes from the coding sequence ATGACCAATACCGATAATAAGCATCACGACCATGGGCATCATGATCACCACCACGGGGATGATCATGATTGTTGCCATGGTGGCGGAGACGCCGATGCCGGCGCGGACGGCAAATATGATCTCGTCCCGCAGGGCTACTCAGGCACGGTCTATACATGTCCGATGCATCCAAACGTTCGCGACGTCCGAAACTCCGGATGCCCGATATGCGGCATGCCGCTGGAGCCCGAAGGTGTTGTTGTAGGCGAAGAAGACACCTCAGAACTCGACGATATGACCCGTAGATTCTGGATCAGCGCCATTTTCACCATCCCACTTGCCATTTACGCCATGGGTGACCTGATCCCCGGCAAACCCCTCGAAGGGCTCTTGCCCGCCGGTTGGTCCCAATGGGCTCAATTCGCGCTGGCCGTTCCTGTCGTCCTCTGGGGCGGATGGCCCTTCTTTGTGCGCGGCGTTCGGTCGGTACGCACGATGAACCTCAACATGTTCACCCTCATCTCGCTTGGCGTCGGCGTTGCTTTTGTCTTCTCACTTGTTGCCACCGCTTTGCCAGGCATTTTTCCGTACGCCTTTCGCAATGAGGCCGGCGAAGTCGCTGTATATTATGAAGCCGCTGCGGTGATCACGACGCTCGTATTGCTCGGGCAGGTTCTGGAGCTGCGAGCCCGAAGCGCGACATCGGGCGCCATCCGCGCGCTCCTTGAACTCACGCCGCCAACCGCAAACCGGATCATGGCTGACGGCCAGGAAGAAGAGGTTTCCGTCGACGATGTCCAGAGCGGTTACCGGCTACGGGTCCGGCCAGGCGAAAAAGTACCTGTCGACGGCGAAGTTGTTGAAGGGCGTTCGAATGTCGACGAATCCATGATCACTGGAGAACCTATTCCAGTTGAGAAAGCAGCAGGGGATCTGATTACCGGCGGTACAGTTAACGGCACCGGATCACTCGTTATGGCCGCGACGCGCGTCGGCGAAGATACAATGCTATCGCAAATCGTACGCATGGTCGCCGAAGCCCAGCGCTCACGCGCGCCCATCCAGAAGCTCGCCGACACAGTGGCCGGCCTGTTTGTCCCGGCCGTCGTCGTGATCGCGATTATCACATTCATCGTCTGGGCGATTTTTGGGCCGCACCCGGCCATGGCTTTTGCGATCGTCAACGCCGTGGCTGTGTTAATTATTGCGTGTCCCTGCGCACTTGGTCTTGCAACGCCGATGTCAATTATGGTCGCCACAGGAAAGGGCGCACAGAGCGGCATTCTGATCAAAAATGCTGAAGCGCTCGAGACGTTCGAGAAAGTCGACACGATCGTCGTCGATAAGACCGGCACTTTGACAGAGGGCCACCCCAAACTTGTGACAGTCGAGCCTGCGAGTGGTCTCGCAGAAGCAGACTTCCTAGCTTACGCTGCTGCGATTGAACGCGGGAGCGAGCACCCTCTTGCGCAAGCCATCGTCAACGGGGCCGAAGAGCGCGGCGCAGCGCGCCTCGAGTCGACTGATTTTGAATCGGTCACCGGAGAAGGCGCGCAGGGCCGGATCGATGGAAAGCTTTTCGCCATCGGCAACGCTAAGATGATGCGCCGGGTCGGTGCTTTTGACGAAACACTGAAGGCCCATGCTGAAGCCTATCGCCGCGACGGCCAGACGGTGATGTTCGCCGCTCTGGACGGCAAACCGGCGGGCCTGATTGGTGTCGCCGATCCAATCAAAGAAACGACCCCTGAAGCCATAGCCGCCTTGCACAAGGCTGGCATGAAAGTCGTCATGCTGACAGGCGACAGCCTGGCAACAGCACAAGCGGTTGCAAGCCAAATCGGCATTGATGAAGTAGAGGCCGATGTGTCACCAGAAGACAAAAACCGGATCGTGCGCGAGCTCCAATCGAAAGGTGCGGTTGTGGCGATGTGCGGCGACGGCATCAATGACGCGCCTGCCCTTGCTCAAGCGGATATCGGTATAGCCATGGGAACCGGTACAGATGTGGCGATGGAGAGCGCCAGTGTCACCCTAGTAAAAGGCGATCTTCGCGGTGTCGCCCGCGCGCAACGGCTGAGCCGCGCGACGATGGGCAATATTCGCGAAAACCTGTTCTTTGCCTTTATCTATAATTCGCTCGGTGTGCCGGTTGCTGCCGGTCTCCTTTATCCGTTCTCTGGACTGCTTCTCAGTCCAATTATTGCAGCCGCGGCGATGAGCCTCAGCTCTTTCTCGGTTATTGCGAATGCGCTGCGACTTCGCTCTGTCAAACTATAA
- a CDS encoding acyltransferase family protein — MAGDAQTQLADPLMGQNHFTAVRWVLAIAVVLGHIWLLTTGVEPFSIHEWTASYMAVNGFFVLSGLLIAKSLHTRRDMKAYALSRFLRTYPALVIVLAVFVLVFAPLYSAEGGGSPFQSETWQYTYKVLALGDPDSAPAQIFSQNLETDFNGPLWTIRFELAAYILAGIAFMFGAVNGPWRVLSVFLLVQSVYLGAPFFIDTSALPPSVMSLLRLSSAFLLGMTLWQWPILRRPPLFVVAGLIAAFALLGGGLLGELFATFALTSLMLRAGLSKRTSVRIAKIPDYSYGIYIWHYPLLQVFLVGQPDLRPAALAIMTAPLILLVAATSWHVIEKPILALKPRSSSISKKPNARTPLEINRPTRGVDL; from the coding sequence ATGGCTGGGGATGCTCAAACACAGCTTGCGGACCCGCTTATGGGTCAAAATCATTTCACCGCAGTGCGGTGGGTGTTGGCGATCGCTGTAGTACTCGGTCATATCTGGCTCCTCACGACAGGGGTGGAGCCGTTCTCCATCCACGAATGGACTGCCAGTTATATGGCCGTGAACGGATTCTTCGTCCTGTCAGGCCTCTTGATTGCCAAGAGCCTACATACAAGGCGCGATATGAAGGCTTATGCCCTTTCACGGTTTCTGCGGACCTACCCGGCTCTGGTTATTGTACTTGCGGTTTTTGTACTCGTCTTCGCGCCTCTCTATTCGGCAGAGGGTGGCGGATCACCGTTTCAGTCGGAGACCTGGCAATACACCTACAAAGTCTTGGCGCTTGGCGATCCCGACAGCGCGCCCGCACAGATATTCTCTCAGAATTTGGAAACCGACTTTAACGGGCCTCTCTGGACCATTAGGTTCGAGCTAGCAGCGTACATCCTAGCGGGCATCGCGTTCATGTTTGGTGCCGTCAACGGCCCATGGCGTGTTCTCAGCGTCTTCTTGCTTGTGCAATCGGTCTATCTTGGCGCGCCTTTCTTCATCGATACGAGTGCGCTCCCGCCGAGCGTGATGTCCTTGCTCCGCCTCTCATCGGCCTTTCTGCTCGGAATGACGCTTTGGCAGTGGCCTATTTTGCGCAGGCCGCCCCTCTTCGTGGTCGCAGGTCTGATTGCGGCGTTCGCGCTCCTTGGCGGCGGCCTCCTCGGCGAATTGTTTGCGACCTTTGCCCTCACAAGCCTTATGCTTCGGGCTGGATTGTCAAAACGTACGTCCGTCCGTATCGCCAAAATCCCGGACTATTCGTACGGGATCTATATCTGGCACTATCCGCTTTTACAGGTATTTCTGGTTGGCCAACCAGATCTTAGACCCGCTGCCCTGGCTATAATGACTGCGCCGCTCATTCTGCTCGTCGCTGCCACTTCGTGGCATGTCATCGAAAAGCCAATACTTGCTCTAAAACCTCGTTCAAGCTCGATATCCAAAAAACCTAATGCCAGAACTCCATTGGAGATCAACCGCCCAACCAGGGGCGTCGACCTATGA
- a CDS encoding nuclear transport factor 2 family protein: MGDLIEPNLHPILVHFAYALSLTAFASYVLAAFSPVERWRETLRQAADWMLAFGAIAIVLTIAAGFQAYYTVAHDAPSHAAMTTHRNWAVPSGLAVLLLAAWRWTGRTKATSGIFVTGLAAAVLALTVTAWWGGKIVYGYGLGVKSLPQVTGDGHDHDHGVVAADHDMDPMPDAAPTADVYDNADDHHESNPTSLDNSYGHHDENSPPAIPALQAASPASVADAFGEALKAGDKAALRALFAPDAVIAEGGGAERSFEEYAGHHMSNDMAYAAAVSFDLKDRNIIENGDIATVISQSEIKGTYRGAPAHRQAMETMVLKRDAGVWKIHHVHWSSSPITEDHEH, translated from the coding sequence TTGGGTGATTTGATTGAACCGAACTTGCATCCAATATTGGTGCATTTTGCCTATGCGCTTAGCCTCACGGCTTTTGCTTCTTATGTGTTGGCCGCCTTTTCGCCTGTCGAGCGATGGCGAGAGACCCTGCGGCAGGCTGCGGACTGGATGCTGGCCTTTGGTGCTATCGCGATCGTGTTGACCATCGCAGCGGGGTTTCAGGCCTATTACACGGTAGCTCATGATGCGCCGTCGCATGCCGCGATGACCACTCACCGAAACTGGGCTGTACCATCCGGCCTCGCCGTTCTACTACTGGCGGCCTGGCGCTGGACGGGAAGAACAAAAGCCACCTCTGGTATTTTCGTTACAGGCTTGGCTGCGGCCGTGCTCGCCTTAACCGTCACAGCCTGGTGGGGCGGTAAAATCGTCTATGGTTACGGTCTTGGAGTCAAAAGCTTGCCGCAGGTAACCGGAGATGGCCACGACCATGATCATGGCGTCGTCGCGGCAGATCATGATATGGATCCCATGCCAGACGCGGCACCGACCGCGGATGTCTATGACAACGCCGACGACCACCACGAATCTAACCCAACCAGCCTTGACAATAGTTATGGGCACCACGATGAAAACAGTCCGCCTGCGATACCTGCGCTGCAAGCCGCTTCGCCGGCGAGTGTCGCTGACGCTTTCGGCGAAGCGTTAAAAGCAGGTGATAAAGCGGCGCTACGCGCACTGTTTGCGCCCGACGCTGTGATCGCAGAAGGTGGCGGCGCTGAGCGTTCATTCGAAGAGTATGCTGGCCACCATATGTCCAATGATATGGCCTATGCGGCGGCAGTGTCATTCGATCTCAAAGATCGAAACATTATCGAGAATGGCGATATCGCTACGGTGATCTCTCAATCGGAGATTAAAGGCACCTATAGAGGCGCGCCCGCGCACCGGCAAGCGATGGAAACCATGGTTCTCAAACGCGACGCTGGGGTTTGGAAGATTCACCACGTCCATTGGTCATCCTCGCCGATCACCGAAGATCACGAGCACTGA
- a CDS encoding copper resistance protein B, whose amino-acid sequence MSVIGVEWQSAVGDTADFIEASRGEKDQRALLVGLRSWF is encoded by the coding sequence ATGTCCGTTATTGGCGTCGAATGGCAAAGCGCGGTTGGTGATACCGCGGACTTCATCGAGGCCTCTAGAGGCGAAAAAGACCAAAGAGCATTGCTTGTTGGTTTGCGAAGCTGGTTTTAA
- a CDS encoding TolC family protein, producing MSFYLRGVFTALAFSAIVADANASPCDEAQTSSSTLQLNEPLTLVDVMKKIRNASPAARAAALEVQALRSEADQAGRRLNPNISLEMENFSGSGAFSGQAQSETTLAFEQTLRLGGKRKLNERAARAKEALSSAECSVILLEAQLTGAVLFAELIAASKLKNLAIESADLSDQLAGTVKRRVDAGAAAPPELLRARADAAAARASVSTASANVNQLRYELALLWGSANPTFKMDISSNTLINSSIDNSIKSHPALDAADAALVARQAERDLAKSAAIPDLTVSAGLRRFEETGEQAVIAGISIPFPIFDRGRDAVRAASFRRDAATLSRTVTEQRLLSQKRAAVSSRKAAQKRLDILTSEALPAAEEAYTAAVKGYEIGRFDLTTTLDARATLIETRSALIEADFALQSQDMRLRALIGATPFDGEIQ from the coding sequence ATGTCATTCTATTTAAGGGGTGTATTCACCGCCCTGGCATTCAGCGCTATCGTCGCTGATGCAAACGCCTCACCTTGTGATGAGGCGCAAACTTCATCATCTACTTTACAATTAAATGAGCCGCTCACGCTTGTTGATGTAATGAAGAAAATTCGCAATGCTTCACCCGCTGCGCGCGCTGCTGCGCTAGAGGTACAGGCTTTAAGGTCAGAAGCTGATCAAGCAGGTCGTCGTTTGAACCCAAATATTTCACTGGAAATGGAAAACTTCTCCGGAAGCGGTGCTTTTTCTGGTCAAGCTCAAAGCGAAACGACTTTAGCATTTGAACAGACCTTGCGGCTAGGTGGTAAACGTAAACTGAACGAACGTGCTGCAAGAGCCAAAGAAGCTTTATCTAGCGCTGAATGTTCTGTAATTCTTCTCGAAGCTCAGCTTACAGGGGCGGTGCTTTTTGCTGAGCTCATTGCTGCTTCCAAACTCAAAAATCTTGCAATCGAAAGTGCAGATCTATCTGATCAATTAGCTGGAACAGTTAAAAGACGTGTCGATGCTGGGGCAGCTGCGCCGCCAGAACTATTGCGCGCACGTGCAGACGCAGCAGCAGCGCGTGCTAGTGTTTCTACTGCTTCCGCAAATGTAAACCAGCTGCGCTACGAGCTCGCCCTTCTATGGGGCAGTGCAAATCCAACATTCAAAATGGATATCAGTAGCAACACACTAATAAATTCATCGATAGATAACTCAATAAAATCGCATCCCGCACTTGATGCAGCAGATGCTGCACTTGTCGCTCGTCAAGCAGAACGAGACCTCGCGAAAAGTGCTGCTATACCTGATCTGACAGTGTCAGCTGGTTTGCGTCGCTTTGAGGAAACAGGGGAGCAGGCAGTCATTGCTGGTATAAGCATACCATTCCCTATATTCGACCGAGGAAGAGATGCAGTACGTGCTGCTTCGTTTCGTCGGGATGCAGCTACTTTAAGCAGAACTGTAACTGAACAAAGACTTCTCTCACAGAAACGTGCAGCGGTTTCTTCCCGTAAGGCAGCCCAAAAGAGACTCGATATATTAACAAGCGAAGCGTTACCTGCGGCTGAAGAAGCTTATACAGCAGCTGTAAAAGGTTATGAGATAGGTCGCTTTGATCTTACTACAACCTTAGATGCTCGGGCCACCCTGATTGAGACTAGGTCCGCTTTGATTGAAGCCGATTTTGCTCTGCAGAGCCAAGACATGCGGCTGCGCGCCCTGATTGGTGCTACCCCTTTTGATGGAGAAATCCAATGA